From Desulfobacterales bacterium, the proteins below share one genomic window:
- a CDS encoding DUF362 domain-containing protein → MHPVIFSDTTHGIEKAVAEIFGHFGGAGALLKSSGDVYLKPNAVDLKKHTFTSPEVLRAVIRHFQQAGANNIYVIENCTQGNITRLVFEATGMARVCRDTGAKPVYLDETGTVPVYLEGLQSFIDISDFVQERLIEQKDANLYVSLPKLKTHSMSQVTLSIKNQFGLVHHHSRVADHNFRLHQKFADIYRLQRPDFVVIDGLIATNHGHYTAEKFEDQCIIPMNCLIGGSDPLAVDIAAAAFLGYQTEDVPHLALAAETGISRAVNFDSIEIINRDLFEARKKELTHNLLEKFPANLKILRGNKRCCMEGCRRNTESVIEIFYNDHNGRGDFTILMGKGVDPAAVDRIEKPPVHLAGSCAIQDYGREMIRRFGKKQVTFSQGCNNLPDTIYALCRHMKVNPISLAAMNPLKSLALLARARLNHSRAMIPPLF, encoded by the coding sequence ATGCATCCCGTCATTTTTTCCGATACCACCCATGGCATTGAAAAAGCGGTGGCTGAAATTTTCGGCCATTTCGGCGGGGCGGGCGCGCTGTTAAAATCAAGCGGTGATGTTTATCTAAAGCCCAATGCCGTGGACCTTAAAAAACACACCTTTACCAGTCCCGAGGTTCTGCGGGCTGTGATCCGCCATTTTCAGCAGGCCGGCGCCAACAATATTTACGTGATTGAAAACTGCACCCAGGGAAACATTACCCGTCTTGTGTTCGAGGCCACGGGCATGGCCCGGGTATGCCGGGATACGGGCGCCAAGCCGGTCTATCTGGATGAAACCGGCACCGTTCCGGTCTATCTCGAAGGTCTGCAATCCTTTATCGACATCTCGGATTTTGTCCAGGAGCGGCTGATCGAGCAAAAAGACGCCAACCTCTACGTATCGCTGCCCAAGCTAAAAACCCACTCCATGTCCCAGGTCACCCTGTCCATCAAAAATCAATTCGGTCTGGTCCATCACCACAGCCGGGTGGCCGACCATAACTTCCGGCTGCATCAGAAATTTGCGGATATCTATCGGCTGCAGCGGCCGGATTTTGTTGTTATCGACGGCCTGATCGCCACCAACCACGGCCATTATACGGCTGAGAAATTTGAAGACCAGTGCATCATCCCCATGAACTGCCTGATCGGCGGAAGCGACCCCCTGGCAGTGGACATTGCAGCGGCCGCATTCCTGGGCTACCAGACAGAGGATGTTCCCCATCTTGCCCTTGCCGCGGAAACCGGCATCAGCCGGGCAGTAAACTTTGACTCGATTGAAATCATCAACCGGGATCTTTTTGAAGCCCGTAAAAAGGAGCTCACCCACAATCTTTTGGAAAAATTCCCGGCCAATCTAAAAATTTTAAGGGGAAATAAACGCTGCTGCATGGAAGGATGCCGCCGCAACACGGAATCTGTGATTGAAATTTTTTACAATGATCACAACGGGCGCGGCGATTTCACCATTCTGATGGGAAAAGGGGTTGACCCGGCCGCCGTGGACCGGATTGAAAAGCCACCGGTTCACCTGGCAGGGAGCTGCGCCATCCAGGACTATGGCCGGGAAATGATCCGCCGGTTCGGCAAAAAACAGGTGACCTTCAGCCAGGGCTGCAACAACCTGCCGGATACAATCTACGCCCTTTGCCGGCACATGAAAGTGAATCCCATATCACTGGCAGCCATGAATCCCCTTAAATCGCTGGCCCTGCTGGCCAGAGCCCGGCTCAATCATTCCAGGGCCATGATTCCGCCGTTGTTTTAA
- a CDS encoding glycerol-3-phosphate dehydrogenase/oxidase has protein sequence MQLDGVKTNWDLVVVGGGITGAGVFREAVRMGLKTLLCEASDFAWGTSSRSSKLIHGGLRYLKEGKIFLTYDSVKQRERLLREAPGMVEPLGFLMPVYRQRGPKRLSLQAGLSIYDFMAGENHHRAYDSETFSKLVPGISTDGLLGGFRFVDAQVDDARLVLRLINEAVAAGGTAMNYTRAVRINRNRSGAVAGVTLEDTESAQYREISTKAVINATGAWAEKLHPSPKPHLHLRPLRGSHLVFPHWLLPINQAVTLIHPADERPLFIIPWEGALMLGTTDLDHGRELIREPVMAPSEAEYMMAALNAHFPSLNIDLSDAVSSWAGIRPVLSKGDKPPSKESREYIVWEKHGLVTVTGGKLTTFRSLARDALNAAMPYLPAANHIRINEPAFAPVRVKPEFEKRLPPLQLRRLYGRYGRQAEAIIENAGPQDLTRMPGTDTLWAELPILAKNEHIRHLSDLLLRRVRIGLLMPGGGRQHLDRIQGLCAPMLSWNEKKWQAERQWYIKHWDYAYGV, from the coding sequence ATGCAACTGGATGGCGTCAAAACCAACTGGGACCTTGTGGTGGTCGGCGGCGGAATTACCGGGGCCGGCGTTTTCCGGGAAGCGGTAAGGATGGGCCTCAAAACGCTTTTGTGCGAGGCCAGTGATTTTGCCTGGGGCACCTCCAGCCGCTCCTCCAAGCTGATACACGGCGGTCTCAGGTATCTGAAAGAGGGAAAGATTTTTTTAACCTACGATTCGGTCAAGCAGCGCGAGCGCTTGCTCCGCGAGGCGCCGGGCATGGTGGAGCCCCTGGGGTTTCTGATGCCGGTTTATCGGCAGCGCGGTCCGAAAAGACTCTCTCTTCAGGCGGGGCTTAGCATTTATGATTTCATGGCCGGGGAAAACCATCATCGCGCCTATGACAGTGAAACATTTTCAAAACTCGTTCCCGGCATATCAACCGACGGGCTTTTGGGCGGGTTTCGGTTCGTGGATGCCCAGGTGGATGACGCCCGCCTGGTTCTGCGGCTGATAAATGAGGCGGTTGCTGCCGGGGGTACTGCGATGAACTATACGCGCGCCGTCCGTATCAACCGGAACCGCAGCGGTGCGGTTGCCGGCGTCACCCTGGAAGATACGGAATCCGCTCAATACCGGGAAATATCGACGAAAGCCGTGATTAACGCCACCGGCGCCTGGGCGGAAAAGCTCCATCCCTCGCCGAAACCCCATCTTCACCTCCGCCCGCTTCGCGGCAGCCATCTCGTGTTTCCCCATTGGCTGCTGCCCATCAACCAGGCGGTAACCCTTATCCACCCTGCAGATGAACGGCCGCTCTTTATCATTCCATGGGAGGGCGCCCTGATGCTGGGGACCACGGATCTCGACCATGGCCGGGAACTTATCAGGGAACCGGTGATGGCGCCTTCCGAGGCTGAATATATGATGGCCGCCCTGAATGCGCATTTCCCGTCGTTAAATATTGACCTAAGCGATGCGGTTTCATCATGGGCGGGCATTCGCCCGGTTTTAAGCAAAGGGGATAAGCCGCCATCCAAGGAATCTCGGGAATATATCGTCTGGGAAAAGCATGGGCTGGTCACGGTTACCGGCGGCAAGCTGACCACCTTCCGGTCCCTGGCAAGGGATGCGCTAAATGCCGCCATGCCCTATCTGCCGGCTGCAAACCACATTCGCATCAACGAGCCGGCGTTTGCCCCGGTGCGGGTTAAGCCGGAATTTGAAAAGCGCCTGCCCCCCTTGCAGCTGCGGCGCCTTTATGGCCGATACGGCAGACAGGCTGAGGCGATCATTGAAAATGCCGGCCCCCAAGATCTGACCCGCATGCCCGGCACAGATACCCTGTGGGCGGAACTGCCGATTCTGGCCAAAAACGAACATATCCGGCATCTCTCGGATCTGCTCCTTCGCCGGGTGCGCATCGGCCTTTTGATGCCCGGCGGGGGCAGACAGCACCTGGATCGGATACAGGGCCTGTGCGCGCCCATGCTTTCCTGGAATGAAAAAAAATGGCAAGCCGAGCGGCAGTGGTATATCAAGCATTGGGATTATGCGTATGGAGTTTAA
- the fadR gene encoding fatty acid metabolism transcriptional regulator FadR — protein sequence MNFNQPLRPGPYAEHQIIEHILNGHYPPGSVLPAERKLADQLGVTRPTIRETLQRLAGDGWITIRHGKPTQINYFWETGGLRLLATLVKYGSYLPESFIEYLLELRVMLNPPIAQQAVKRAPEAITNHLARCRQLEAAPESFTEFDWTLQQLMARHSGNPVHLMILNDFRTIFKTMATVYFSREDAREASLSFYKTLNRAIADQPETVEPVVRNAMEKSIDIWKRMKASKKEEPNVSMERMGR from the coding sequence ATGAACTTCAATCAACCGCTTCGGCCCGGCCCATATGCCGAACACCAAATCATCGAACATATCTTAAACGGTCACTACCCGCCGGGATCCGTGCTGCCCGCAGAACGTAAACTGGCTGATCAACTCGGGGTCACGCGGCCCACCATCCGGGAGACGCTGCAGCGCCTGGCCGGCGACGGCTGGATCACCATCCGGCACGGAAAGCCCACGCAAATCAACTATTTCTGGGAAACCGGGGGGCTTCGGCTATTGGCCACCCTGGTCAAATACGGCAGCTACCTGCCGGAATCCTTTATCGAGTACCTGCTTGAACTCCGGGTGATGTTGAATCCTCCCATCGCCCAGCAGGCGGTCAAAAGAGCGCCGGAGGCCATTACGAACCATCTGGCGCGCTGCCGGCAGCTTGAGGCGGCCCCCGAGTCCTTCACCGAATTCGACTGGACCTTGCAGCAGCTTATGGCCCGGCATTCCGGCAACCCGGTACACCTGATGATTTTAAACGATTTTCGAACTATTTTCAAAACCATGGCGACCGTCTACTTCAGCCGGGAGGACGCCAGGGAGGCCTCCCTTTCCTTTTATAAAACGCTGAACCGCGCGATTGCCGATCAGCCGGAAACGGTGGAACCGGTCGTCCGGAATGCCATGGAAAAAAGTATTGATATCTGGAAACGCATGAAAGCGAGCAAAAAGGAGGAGCCCAATGTATCGATGGAACGGATGGGGCGATGA
- a CDS encoding M48 family metallopeptidase, whose protein sequence is MNFIAGIILIALGANLLLNIIADVCNLRNLSTELPDAFKGWYDPQRYRDSQAYLHVNTRFEWIASIVSLILFLGIWFGHGFPLLDQWVRSVAESPIIRGLIYIGGLVGIKALISLPFSVYSTFVIEERFGFNRTDPKTFVFDLIKRTLLGVLLGGMLLAAILAFFEYAGANAWWYCWIAVVGFMIVMQVVVPTWIMPLFNKFTPLEPGELKTAIMNYAQSIGFPLKNVFVMDGSRRSSKANAFFAGFGRHKRIVLFDTLIENHSVSELVGILAHEMGHYKKKHIYWMMLAAIIQSGIILYLLSLFISARPLFEAFYMDQVSVYAGLLFFGILYSPIDFFIGIFMQMLSRKNEFAADRFAVETTKQPDAFIRALKKLAVHNLSNLRPHPLYVFLNYSHPPILDRIEAIKKCLNYKFQAPNFKIQ, encoded by the coding sequence ATGAATTTTATCGCCGGGATTATTCTCATCGCCCTCGGGGCGAACCTTCTGCTAAATATCATTGCGGATGTCTGCAATTTAAGAAACCTGAGCACGGAATTGCCGGATGCATTCAAGGGTTGGTATGACCCGCAGCGCTACCGGGATTCCCAGGCGTATCTGCACGTTAACACCCGGTTTGAATGGATCGCTTCAATTGTCTCACTGATTTTGTTTCTGGGCATCTGGTTTGGGCACGGCTTCCCTCTGCTGGATCAATGGGTGCGGTCTGTTGCAGAGTCTCCGATTATCCGCGGGCTCATATACATCGGGGGGCTGGTGGGGATAAAAGCGCTGATCAGCCTGCCGTTTTCCGTTTATTCGACCTTTGTCATCGAGGAGCGGTTCGGGTTCAACCGGACGGATCCCAAAACCTTTGTTTTCGATTTGATCAAGCGCACCTTGCTGGGGGTCTTGCTCGGCGGGATGCTGCTTGCCGCCATTTTGGCGTTTTTCGAATATGCGGGTGCCAACGCCTGGTGGTATTGCTGGATTGCCGTGGTTGGGTTCATGATCGTCATGCAGGTGGTGGTGCCCACCTGGATCATGCCGCTTTTTAACAAGTTTACCCCGCTTGAACCGGGTGAGCTTAAGACCGCGATTATGAACTATGCGCAATCCATCGGATTCCCCTTAAAGAATGTCTTTGTAATGGACGGCTCCAGGCGTTCAAGCAAGGCGAATGCCTTTTTTGCCGGGTTCGGCCGGCATAAGCGGATCGTTCTGTTCGACACCCTGATTGAAAACCACAGCGTATCAGAACTGGTCGGTATTCTGGCCCACGAGATGGGGCATTACAAAAAAAAGCACATTTACTGGATGATGCTGGCGGCAATCATCCAAAGCGGGATTATCCTCTACCTGCTCTCCCTTTTTATTTCTGCCCGGCCGCTATTTGAGGCGTTTTATATGGATCAGGTCTCTGTTTACGCGGGGCTTTTGTTTTTCGGGATTTTATACAGTCCGATTGATTTTTTTATCGGTATTTTTATGCAGATGTTATCCCGCAAAAACGAGTTTGCGGCGGATCGGTTCGCCGTGGAGACGACGAAGCAACCGGATGCCTTTATCCGGGCATTGAAAAAGCTGGCCGTGCACAACCTTTCCAATCTGAGACCGCATCCGCTGTATGTGTTTTTAAACTATTCCCACCCGCCGATTCTGGATCGGATTGAGGCGATCAAAAAGTGTTTAAATTACAAATTCCAAGCACCAAATTTCAAAATTCAATGA
- a CDS encoding ArsA family ATPase translates to MPGGTAERKDHDHPDNNPGNPLAELFERRLVFVLGKGGVGKTTISAALAIAAERLGKRVLLAEIGDSDAIGQIFISDTLPEAPLKIADAIWGARVKPKAELAEYVNNHISSTFFANRITRSRLFDYMAAAAPGLKEIMSLGRIWRWALEKDADGRAAYDLIIVDAPATGHALSLLRLPQVLIEMVRFGPIVREVSQLEKLIKDPEKTWLTLVALAEELPANEALQLYQDARKKLGMPLQMVFINAVYPRLFSPDEMTRIADLSAHCRQNDQKADGLKLLAAAEQWISRRRRQQPYIDQLIREISSGGHMEIPIHFTNHLSISDIGDIAARLVKESTEALRHN, encoded by the coding sequence ATGCCCGGTGGAACGGCCGAAAGAAAAGATCACGATCATCCGGACAACAACCCCGGCAATCCATTGGCTGAGCTGTTTGAGCGGCGCCTGGTTTTTGTCCTGGGCAAAGGCGGTGTGGGTAAAACGACCATCTCCGCCGCTCTGGCCATTGCCGCCGAACGGCTGGGCAAACGGGTTCTTTTGGCTGAAATCGGTGACAGTGATGCCATCGGCCAGATTTTTATCAGTGACACCCTGCCGGAGGCGCCGCTGAAAATTGCCGACGCCATCTGGGGCGCCCGTGTAAAGCCCAAAGCCGAGCTTGCCGAGTACGTCAACAATCATATCAGTTCAACCTTTTTCGCCAATCGGATCACCCGAAGCCGTCTTTTTGATTATATGGCGGCGGCAGCCCCCGGGCTGAAGGAGATCATGAGTCTGGGCCGCATCTGGCGCTGGGCATTGGAAAAGGACGCGGATGGCCGTGCCGCATACGATTTGATTATTGTGGACGCTCCGGCCACCGGTCATGCGCTGAGCCTGCTGCGCCTACCGCAGGTCTTAATCGAGATGGTCCGTTTCGGTCCCATCGTGCGGGAGGTAAGCCAGCTGGAGAAGCTTATCAAGGACCCGGAGAAAACATGGCTGACACTTGTCGCACTGGCTGAGGAGCTTCCGGCCAATGAGGCCCTGCAGCTGTATCAGGATGCCCGGAAAAAACTGGGCATGCCCCTTCAGATGGTGTTTATCAACGCCGTCTACCCCCGCCTGTTTTCACCCGATGAGATGACCCGTATTGCGGATCTGTCAGCCCACTGCCGGCAGAATGATCAGAAGGCGGACGGTTTAAAGCTGCTCGCGGCGGCAGAACAATGGATCAGCCGGCGGCGCCGGCAGCAGCCCTATATTGATCAGCTGATCCGGGAAATCAGCAGCGGGGGGCATATGGAGATTCCCATTCATTTTACCAATCACCTCTCCATCAGCGATATCGGCGATATCGCCGCCCGTTTGGTAAAAGAAAGTACTGAGGCACTAAGGCACAACTAA
- a CDS encoding polyhydroxyalkanoate synthesis regulator DNA-binding domain-containing protein, with translation MYTIKRYANGRFYDTEEKNFITRERIAEMIKSGKKFSIINTKTGKDITDEIVSQIKSKQGQANKKTRQSKSKSSKAKEDPGSYLIQFFRKSGDTLFDYGKKYVSMWQGLFTMSREELDKLINRLVKDQKITEVEGKKLKSEIQRYSDNVQNWLNTQIDTRVNDMLNRMNLASREQIQELTEKIESLNKKLAQVEKTRQQQSKSKASTKKTAGSKASAKTKKSS, from the coding sequence ATGTATACCATTAAACGCTATGCCAATGGTCGGTTCTATGACACTGAAGAGAAGAATTTCATCACGCGCGAGCGCATCGCTGAAATGATCAAATCCGGCAAGAAGTTCTCCATTATCAATACGAAAACCGGAAAAGACATTACCGATGAAATCGTCTCCCAGATTAAATCCAAACAGGGCCAGGCCAACAAGAAAACCCGTCAGTCCAAATCCAAAAGCAGCAAGGCCAAGGAAGATCCGGGCAGCTACCTGATCCAGTTTTTCCGAAAGAGCGGGGACACCCTGTTTGATTACGGCAAAAAGTATGTCTCCATGTGGCAGGGGCTTTTTACCATGTCCCGCGAAGAGCTGGACAAGCTCATCAACCGGCTGGTCAAGGATCAGAAGATTACCGAGGTTGAGGGGAAAAAATTAAAAAGCGAGATTCAGCGCTATTCCGATAATGTCCAGAACTGGCTGAATACCCAGATCGATACCCGGGTAAATGACATGCTCAATCGGATGAACCTGGCAAGCCGCGAGCAGATTCAGGAGCTTACGGAAAAAATCGAATCGCTCAACAAGAAACTGGCTCAGGTTGAAAAGACCCGTCAGCAACAGTCAAAATCTAAGGCATCGACCAAGAAAACGGCGGGTAGCAAGGCCTCGGCAAAAACTAAAAAATCATCTTAA
- a CDS encoding FGGY-family carbohydrate kinase, whose amino-acid sequence MPGKDLILSIDNGTQSLKAMIFDLAGNMAAIEKIPFEPYFSKNPGWAEQDPDLYWQTLCTACQRLWQRDNLKKDRVAGVSLTTQRGTVINVDGSRKPLRPAILWLDQRKTFGLPAISGAWGLLFKIAGVSDTVAYFQREAEANWIRTHQPEIWENTHKFLLLSGYLTYRLTGKFTDSVGCQVGYIPFDYKRQDWARASDWKWQGISLEPDMLPELTRPGEVLGHITPEAAEQTGIPRDLPLVAAAADKACEIIGSGTLEPSTGCISYGTTATINVTHSKYVEPIPLIPPYPSAVPGRFSLEIQIFRGYWMVSWFKNEFGHEEKEKAENLGVDAEALFDRLIDDTRPGSMGLMLQPYWSPGIIQPGPEAKGAIIGFGDVHTRAYVYRSILEGLAYALREGKEKIEKRTKIPIKALRVSGGGSQSRHAMQVTADIFNLPTARPHLYETSGLGAAINAAVGLNLMPDFQSAVNAMTRTNDVFEPNPQTHKLYDQLYRRVYKKMYKRLKPLYKDIKEITGYPA is encoded by the coding sequence ATGCCAGGCAAAGACCTCATCCTTTCCATTGACAACGGCACCCAGAGCTTAAAGGCGATGATATTCGACCTTGCCGGAAACATGGCAGCCATTGAAAAGATTCCATTTGAGCCCTATTTTTCCAAAAATCCTGGATGGGCGGAGCAGGACCCGGACCTCTACTGGCAGACGCTGTGCACTGCCTGCCAGCGGCTGTGGCAGCGCGACAATTTGAAAAAGGATAGAGTCGCCGGCGTATCGCTCACCACCCAGCGGGGGACGGTCATCAATGTGGACGGCTCTAGAAAACCGCTTCGGCCGGCCATCCTGTGGCTGGATCAGCGAAAGACCTTCGGCCTGCCGGCAATCAGCGGGGCATGGGGCCTTTTGTTTAAAATCGCAGGGGTCTCCGATACGGTGGCCTATTTCCAGCGCGAAGCCGAGGCCAACTGGATCCGCACCCACCAGCCAGAAATCTGGGAGAACACCCATAAATTTCTGCTCTTATCCGGGTATCTCACCTATCGGCTGACCGGAAAATTCACGGATTCCGTGGGCTGCCAGGTGGGCTACATTCCATTTGACTACAAGCGCCAGGACTGGGCCAGGGCATCTGACTGGAAGTGGCAGGGAATTTCATTGGAGCCGGACATGCTGCCGGAACTTACCCGACCCGGGGAAGTTCTCGGCCATATTACCCCCGAGGCCGCCGAGCAAACAGGCATCCCCAGGGATCTGCCCTTGGTTGCCGCGGCAGCGGACAAGGCCTGCGAAATCATCGGCTCCGGCACCCTGGAGCCGTCCACCGGATGCATCAGCTACGGAACCACCGCCACCATCAATGTCACCCACTCCAAATACGTGGAGCCGATTCCCCTAATCCCGCCCTACCCCTCCGCGGTGCCCGGCCGGTTCTCCCTGGAAATCCAGATATTCCGCGGATACTGGATGGTGAGCTGGTTTAAAAACGAATTCGGCCATGAAGAAAAGGAAAAGGCCGAAAATCTGGGCGTTGATGCGGAAGCCCTGTTTGACCGGTTAATCGATGATACCCGGCCGGGCTCAATGGGTCTGATGCTCCAGCCCTACTGGAGCCCCGGCATTATCCAGCCAGGGCCGGAGGCCAAGGGCGCCATTATCGGATTCGGGGATGTCCATACCCGCGCCTATGTGTACCGCTCGATCCTTGAAGGTCTTGCCTATGCCCTTCGGGAAGGCAAAGAAAAAATTGAAAAGCGGACCAAAATCCCCATTAAGGCCTTGCGGGTATCCGGCGGCGGCTCACAGAGCCGGCACGCCATGCAGGTGACTGCGGATATTTTCAACCTCCCCACCGCCCGGCCGCATCTATATGAGACCTCAGGCCTTGGCGCGGCCATTAACGCGGCGGTAGGCTTAAACCTGATGCCGGATTTTCAATCCGCCGTAAATGCCATGACCCGCACCAACGATGTGTTCGAGCCGAATCCGCAGACGCATAAGCTCTATGACCAGTTATACCGCCGGGTTTACAAGAAAATGTATAAACGCCTGAAGCCCTTGTACAAGGATATAAAGGAGATCACGGGTTATCCGGCCTAA
- a CDS encoding FAD-binding oxidoreductase: MYRWNGWGDEQTDMPLPAGAQTMLEELVGPTRPGPACAKADILPKIPESRIRSAISLISTDPDKRLQHGYGQSFPDWIGFRFGTLNRFADGVAYPATPEEINDILAFAERENGMVIPYGGGTSVVGHLSVPDDDRPVISLSLERLNRLTDINPYNRLATFEAGTRGPYLEAQLNTHGYTLGHYPQSFEQSTLGGWVVTRSSGQQSLYFGRIEELFAGGKLITAKGEMNFPPHPASAAGPDLRQIVLGSEGRMGVLSEARVRISEIPEADDIYGVFFPSWDKAVDAVRALTTAGLPLSMVRLSNPLETMTNLILAGHEKQIAMLKHYLRLRGLFDNTYCMALIGLIGSRKNAHQGWRNARDVIKSFGGVAVGKSMGDAWKKNRFLAPYLRNTLWEYGYGVETLETAVNWDNVRPTMAAVETALRNALSDINEKVHVFSHLSHVYPSGSSIYTTFVFRLADTAGETMDRWQRLKSKASQAIVNAGGTISHQHGVGTDHKPYLPAEKGEMGIDLLNHIWQFADPDGRMNPGKLC; this comes from the coding sequence ATGTATCGATGGAACGGATGGGGCGATGAGCAAACCGATATGCCGCTGCCCGCAGGTGCGCAAACCATGCTCGAAGAGCTCGTGGGCCCAACCCGGCCCGGCCCGGCCTGCGCAAAAGCGGACATCCTGCCAAAAATTCCGGAATCCCGCATCCGGTCGGCAATTTCGCTTATTTCCACCGATCCTGACAAGCGCCTGCAGCATGGCTATGGCCAGAGTTTTCCGGACTGGATCGGGTTTCGCTTCGGCACGTTGAACCGGTTTGCGGACGGCGTCGCCTATCCCGCCACCCCTGAAGAGATAAATGACATCCTGGCGTTTGCGGAAAGGGAAAATGGCATGGTCATCCCCTATGGGGGCGGCACCAGCGTGGTGGGCCACCTCAGTGTACCGGATGATGACCGGCCGGTGATTTCGCTCTCCCTTGAACGCTTGAACCGGCTGACGGATATCAACCCCTACAACCGACTGGCCACATTTGAAGCCGGGACCAGGGGCCCCTATCTGGAGGCCCAGCTTAACACCCATGGGTATACCCTGGGCCACTACCCGCAGTCATTTGAGCAATCCACTCTGGGCGGCTGGGTGGTCACGCGCTCGAGCGGGCAGCAGTCCCTTTACTTCGGCCGGATCGAGGAGCTGTTTGCCGGCGGGAAACTGATCACCGCCAAAGGCGAAATGAACTTTCCGCCCCACCCGGCTTCAGCGGCCGGCCCGGATCTGCGGCAGATCGTTCTTGGCTCCGAAGGCCGGATGGGGGTTCTTTCCGAGGCCCGGGTCCGGATCTCCGAGATTCCGGAGGCCGATGATATCTACGGTGTATTTTTTCCCTCCTGGGATAAGGCGGTAGATGCGGTGCGCGCCCTGACCACTGCCGGCCTGCCGCTTTCCATGGTGCGGCTAAGCAACCCGCTGGAGACCATGACCAACCTGATTCTGGCCGGCCACGAGAAGCAGATCGCCATGCTGAAACATTACCTACGCTTAAGGGGCCTTTTTGATAACACCTATTGCATGGCGCTTATCGGTTTGATCGGCAGCCGCAAAAATGCGCACCAGGGATGGCGGAATGCGCGGGATGTCATCAAATCATTCGGCGGCGTGGCGGTAGGTAAATCAATGGGCGATGCCTGGAAGAAAAATCGGTTTTTGGCCCCCTATCTGCGAAACACCCTGTGGGAATACGGATATGGCGTGGAAACGCTTGAAACCGCGGTGAACTGGGATAATGTGCGGCCGACCATGGCGGCGGTTGAGACGGCCCTCCGAAACGCGCTTTCGGATATAAATGAAAAGGTCCATGTGTTCTCGCACCTCTCCCATGTTTATCCCTCCGGCTCAAGCATCTACACCACCTTCGTGTTTCGCCTGGCGGACACGGCCGGGGAAACCATGGATCGCTGGCAGCGCCTTAAATCCAAAGCCAGCCAGGCCATTGTTAATGCCGGCGGCACCATCTCCCATCAGCACGGGGTGGGAACCGACCACAAACCCTATTTGCCGGCTGAAAAAGGCGAGATGGGAATTGATCTTTTAAACCACATCTGGCAATTCGCGGATCCGGACGGGCGGATGAATCCGGGCAAGCTCTGTTAG